A single window of Streptomyces sp. NBC_00464 DNA harbors:
- a CDS encoding winged helix-turn-helix transcriptional regulator, translated as MREGAQLTQAEAGNRYEVFHTDCPARDVVDHVTSRWGIWVLISLRSNDLRFFELRDSIQGISEKMLAQTLRALVRDDLVWRKVEPTTPPQVTYGLTEFGQDVGAPLTDLFDRITQRLAAGGASATEWLSATGQAKQLTAPGPQQLRRPDDEH; from the coding sequence ATGAGGGAAGGTGCGCAGCTGACGCAGGCCGAGGCGGGCAATCGGTATGAGGTGTTTCACACCGACTGCCCTGCGCGGGACGTGGTCGACCACGTGACCAGCAGGTGGGGCATCTGGGTGCTGATCTCCTTGCGGAGCAACGACCTTCGGTTTTTCGAGCTGCGCGACAGCATCCAGGGCATCAGCGAGAAGATGCTCGCTCAGACACTGCGCGCGCTGGTCCGGGACGATCTGGTCTGGCGGAAGGTCGAGCCGACGACGCCACCCCAAGTCACCTACGGACTTACTGAGTTCGGCCAGGACGTCGGTGCGCCGTTGACGGACTTGTTCGACCGGATCACGCAGCGGCTCGCAGCCGGCGGGGCGTCCGCCACGGAGTGGCTGAGCGCAACAGGTCAAGCGAAGCAGCTGACCGCCCCAGGCCCTCAACAGCTTCGTCGTCCCGACGACGAACACTGA
- a CDS encoding SDR family oxidoreductase, which produces MIVVTGATGNVGRPLTQALANAGEQVTAVSRHAAAMPAGVRHVSADLAEPQGLTPALDGAKALFLLLSGDLHAPEARPTDMIDLAAASGVRRVVLLSSQGVATRPLGPSRIVMRAVEDALRESGLEWAALRPGGFASNAFAWAESVRTQGTVAAPFGDVGVPVVDPADIAEVAAACLLDDRHTGGICELTGPEVITPRQQAEAIAAALGSPVRFHELTREEAKTAMTRFVPPELADDTLDIISAPNPAELRISSDVERVLGRAPRRFDDWVARNIAAFR; this is translated from the coding sequence ATGATCGTGGTGACCGGAGCTACCGGGAATGTGGGCCGTCCTTTGACGCAGGCCCTGGCCAACGCGGGCGAGCAGGTGACGGCGGTGTCACGGCACGCGGCGGCAATGCCGGCCGGGGTCCGGCACGTGTCGGCCGACTTGGCCGAGCCGCAGGGCCTCACCCCCGCTTTGGACGGGGCGAAGGCGCTGTTCCTCCTGCTGTCCGGCGACCTGCACGCCCCCGAAGCCAGGCCGACCGACATGATCGATCTGGCCGCTGCCAGCGGGGTCCGCCGAGTGGTCCTGCTGTCTTCGCAGGGCGTGGCGACCAGGCCGCTCGGCCCCTCGCGGATCGTGATGCGCGCAGTGGAGGACGCGTTGAGAGAGTCCGGCCTGGAATGGGCCGCGCTACGACCGGGCGGCTTCGCCTCCAACGCCTTTGCGTGGGCGGAGTCCGTCCGCACGCAAGGGACGGTCGCCGCACCCTTCGGCGATGTCGGGGTTCCGGTCGTCGACCCGGCGGACATTGCGGAGGTCGCGGCGGCCTGCCTGCTGGACGACCGGCACACCGGCGGAATCTGCGAACTCACCGGGCCCGAGGTGATCACGCCCCGTCAGCAGGCGGAGGCCATCGCCGCCGCGCTCGGCTCGCCGGTGCGGTTCCACGAACTCACCCGCGAGGAGGCCAAGACCGCGATGACCCGGTTCGTGCCACCGGAGCTCGCCGACGACACCCTGGACATCATCTCCGCCCCGAACCCCGCCGAACTGCGGATCAGCTCGGACGTGGAACGAGTCCTCGGTCGCGCTCCGCGCCGTTTCGACGACTGGGTCGCCCGCAACATCGCCGCTTTTCGCTGA
- a CDS encoding GDSL-type esterase/lipase family protein, whose amino-acid sequence MRSRRHPLLTACLAALFALAVGFGLTGAPPAAAAAAAPVRIMPLGDSITGSPGCWRSLLWDQLQNAGYTDIDFVGTLNAQSCALTHDADNEGHGGFLATTTADQNLLPGWLAATAPDIVVMHFGTNDVWSSIAPDTILAAYTKLVGQMRAANPAMKVLVAQLIPINPSSCAECAARTVAFNQRIPAWAQGITTAQSPVSVVDQWTGFDTATDTYDGVHPNASGDAKMAARWYPALSALLTPGDPGEPGEPGSGGCSAAFRAVSAWQGGYQGEVTVTNTSSTAAISSWAVTLALPAGSRLTQVWNGALTGTTVRDAGWNGTLTPGASTTFGFVASTSDAAGTPSATAPCSAS is encoded by the coding sequence GTGCGCAGCAGACGCCACCCCCTCCTCACCGCTTGCCTGGCCGCCCTGTTCGCCTTAGCCGTCGGCTTCGGCCTGACCGGCGCCCCACCCGCCGCGGCCGCCGCCGCGGCCCCGGTACGGATCATGCCGCTCGGCGACTCCATCACCGGCTCCCCGGGCTGCTGGCGCTCCCTCCTCTGGGACCAACTGCAGAACGCCGGTTACACCGACATCGACTTCGTCGGCACTCTGAACGCCCAGAGCTGCGCCCTCACGCACGACGCCGACAACGAAGGCCACGGCGGCTTCCTGGCCACCACCACCGCAGACCAGAACCTGCTGCCCGGATGGCTGGCGGCGACCGCGCCGGACATCGTTGTGATGCACTTCGGCACCAACGACGTCTGGAGCAGCATCGCTCCGGACACCATCCTTGCCGCGTACACCAAGCTGGTCGGCCAGATGAGGGCCGCCAACCCGGCGATGAAGGTGCTGGTCGCCCAGCTCATCCCCATCAACCCGAGCAGCTGCGCCGAGTGCGCCGCTCGTACGGTCGCCTTCAACCAGCGCATTCCGGCCTGGGCCCAGGGCATCACCACCGCGCAGTCGCCGGTATCCGTCGTCGACCAGTGGACGGGCTTCGACACGGCCACCGACACCTACGACGGCGTCCACCCCAACGCCTCCGGCGACGCCAAGATGGCGGCCCGTTGGTACCCCGCACTGTCGGCCCTGCTCACCCCGGGGGACCCCGGGGAGCCGGGGGAACCCGGGAGCGGCGGCTGCTCGGCGGCCTTCCGGGCGGTGTCGGCGTGGCAGGGGGGCTACCAGGGTGAGGTGACGGTCACCAACACCTCGTCCACGGCGGCGATCTCTTCGTGGGCGGTGACCCTCGCACTCCCGGCGGGCAGCCGACTCACCCAGGTCTGGAACGGCGCACTGACCGGGACGACGGTGCGCGACGCCGGGTGGAACGGCACGCTGACGCCGGGGGCGAGCACCACGTTCGGCTTCGTCGCGAGTACGTCGGACGCGGCGGGCACGCCCTCGGCGACGGCCCCGTGTTCGGCGTCCTGA
- a CDS encoding MarR family winged helix-turn-helix transcriptional regulator, with protein MAPDDSTDALVDGLVRSAFQIMGVLTRLGAEHDLSLTQLRVLGILRDRSPRMSDLAAFLGLDKSTMSGLIARAERRGLLTRGSSPEDKRAVVVLITDEGRALAQRLYEEGKALLAPATGRLGPEQREQLAQLLEPLLSPPLSAPARPERPVRGMP; from the coding sequence ATGGCTCCCGACGACTCCACGGACGCCCTGGTCGACGGCCTGGTCCGCAGTGCCTTCCAGATCATGGGTGTGCTCACCCGCCTCGGCGCCGAGCACGACCTGTCCCTCACGCAGCTGCGCGTGCTCGGCATCTTGCGCGACCGAAGCCCCCGCATGAGCGACCTTGCGGCCTTCCTGGGGCTGGACAAGTCGACCATGTCCGGCCTCATCGCCCGCGCCGAACGGCGCGGCCTGCTGACCCGCGGTTCCAGTCCCGAGGACAAGCGCGCCGTCGTCGTCCTGATCACCGACGAGGGGCGCGCCCTCGCCCAGCGCCTGTACGAGGAAGGCAAGGCCCTCCTCGCGCCGGCCACCGGCCGACTCGGTCCCGAGCAGCGCGAACAGCTCGCTCAGCTGCTGGAGCCGCTCCTCTCCCCGCCCCTGTCGGCACCGGCCCGTCCCGAGCGCCCGGTGCGCGGCATGCCCTGA
- a CDS encoding zinc-binding alcohol dehydrogenase family protein yields MRAAIITAYDAPPVYGEHPEPEARGEHDIVVDVLAAGLHHLTRSKADGSHYSASGVFPLVPGTDGVVRDASGRLRYAALDDTNLGTFAERTVIDSRRSIVLPDDVDPVRIAAAMNPGMSSWVALRRRITFHEGQRVLILGATGSAGRMAIQIAKRFGAAQVFAAGRDATRLRELPALGADQALTFDDIAAAADVDVVLDFVWGEPAAGAMLPMLTARADRSAPLTWVQIGSMAGPAAPIPSSALRSAQLKIVGSGIGSVPARDIIAELPELAKAVTEGAVDVQARAVPLARIAQAWSEKTSERLVFVP; encoded by the coding sequence ATGCGTGCTGCGATCATCACGGCGTACGACGCTCCGCCCGTGTACGGCGAGCATCCCGAACCCGAGGCCCGGGGCGAGCACGACATCGTCGTGGACGTCCTCGCGGCGGGCCTGCACCACCTGACCCGGTCCAAGGCGGACGGCAGCCACTACTCCGCCTCCGGCGTCTTCCCGCTGGTCCCCGGCACGGACGGCGTCGTGCGCGACGCTTCGGGCCGCCTGCGTTACGCGGCCCTGGACGACACGAACCTCGGCACCTTCGCCGAGCGCACCGTGATCGACTCGCGCCGAAGCATTGTTCTGCCGGACGACGTGGATCCGGTCCGGATCGCCGCCGCGATGAACCCGGGCATGTCCTCCTGGGTCGCTCTGCGCCGCCGCATCACCTTTCACGAAGGGCAGCGCGTTCTCATCCTCGGCGCCACTGGCAGCGCCGGACGCATGGCCATCCAGATCGCCAAGCGGTTCGGCGCCGCCCAGGTCTTCGCCGCCGGCCGCGACGCCACCCGGCTCAGGGAACTGCCCGCCCTCGGCGCGGACCAGGCCCTCACCTTCGACGACATCGCCGCCGCAGCCGACGTCGACGTCGTCCTCGACTTCGTGTGGGGCGAACCCGCCGCCGGCGCGATGCTTCCGATGCTCACCGCCCGTGCCGACCGCTCCGCCCCGCTGACCTGGGTCCAGATCGGCTCCATGGCCGGCCCGGCCGCCCCGATCCCTTCCTCGGCTCTGCGGTCGGCACAGCTGAAGATCGTGGGCAGCGGCATCGGCTCCGTCCCTGCCCGCGACATCATCGCCGAACTGCCCGAGTTGGCGAAAGCCGTGACCGAGGGTGCCGTTGACGTCCAGGCCCGCGCCGTGCCGCTGGCCCGGATCGCGCAGGCATGGTCCGAGAAGACCAGTGAACGCCTGGTCTTCGTGCCCTAG